The following are from one region of the Aequoribacter fuscus genome:
- a CDS encoding cupin domain-containing protein: MRLLTTFLFVCTSSLTLAAPMQKATEVLGGYPAQNLLDTHTDILGNAIDYPEQSCNPRIHSDIITMAPGQTGAKHTHVTPLYAQILSGTIKVDYEGYGINTYTAGDTFMEAMHVVHHGYNDSDKPASLLAVYMDCKK, from the coding sequence ATGCGCTTACTGACTACCTTTTTATTTGTATGCACTAGCTCGCTGACACTTGCTGCGCCAATGCAAAAAGCGACCGAAGTCCTTGGCGGTTACCCCGCGCAAAATTTATTGGATACTCACACTGACATCTTAGGTAACGCAATCGACTACCCCGAACAGAGCTGCAATCCGCGCATTCATTCCGACATTATTACCATGGCACCCGGGCAAACAGGCGCCAAACACACCCACGTCACACCGCTTTACGCGCAAATATTATCGGGCACCATAAAAGTAGACTACGAGGGCTATGGTATTAACACCTACACAGCCGGCGACACCTTCATGGAAGCCATGCATGTCGTGCACCACGGCTACAATGACAGCGACAAACCCGCCTCTCTTCTGGCCGTCTATATGGACTGCAAAAAATAA
- a CDS encoding SDR family NAD(P)-dependent oxidoreductase produces MHTIDLSGKVALITGGGRGLGKAMSLGLADAGADIIIASRKLENCEAVAEQIRAKGRRALAIQAHTGEPEALDRVIEQSYAEFGHVDILINNAGMNPMLGGLSDLSVELFQKLFDVNTKGPWYLASRIAPKMAEHGGGSIINVISVAGLKPPAYLGFYAATKAALEALTKVMAIEWGPMNIRVNALAPGSYHSDLFDSAAANPGYEEGSINATVQKRIAETEEIISPILYLASDMSAYTTGHTLVSDGGFMLL; encoded by the coding sequence ATGCATACCATCGATTTAAGCGGCAAAGTGGCGCTAATTACCGGCGGAGGCAGAGGCTTAGGCAAAGCCATGAGTCTGGGGCTTGCTGATGCCGGTGCTGACATCATTATCGCGAGCCGCAAACTGGAAAATTGCGAAGCAGTGGCCGAGCAAATCAGAGCAAAAGGCCGACGAGCGCTGGCTATACAGGCGCATACCGGCGAGCCCGAAGCCCTAGACCGGGTCATCGAACAGAGCTACGCGGAGTTCGGCCATGTCGATATCCTGATCAACAACGCTGGTATGAACCCCATGCTGGGCGGGCTGAGTGACTTAAGCGTCGAGCTTTTTCAAAAGCTGTTTGACGTCAACACTAAAGGGCCATGGTACTTAGCGTCTCGAATAGCGCCCAAAATGGCAGAGCACGGCGGTGGTTCGATCATTAACGTCATCTCTGTGGCGGGTTTAAAACCCCCGGCGTATCTCGGCTTCTACGCAGCCACTAAAGCGGCGCTGGAAGCGCTGACCAAAGTCATGGCCATTGAATGGGGACCGATGAACATCCGTGTCAACGCACTCGCACCCGGAAGTTATCACTCGGATCTGTTCGACAGCGCTGCGGCAAACCCGGGTTATGAGGAAGGTTCCATTAATGCCACCGTGCAAAAACGTATTGCCGAGACCGAGGAAATCATCAGCCCTATTCTGTATCTAGCCAGCGACATGTCGGCCTATACGACTGGGCATACCTTGGTGAGCGACGGCGGCTTTATGTTGCTTTAA
- a CDS encoding type II toxin-antitoxin system RelE/ParE family toxin, whose translation MSATIIWLPEAAQDLQRLRDFIRSENPLAAKRAAERIIDGVSLLQISPEAGMPVENLTAYRDLVLPFGSGEYIIRYRLETSTHVIIVRVRHSREIRF comes from the coding sequence ATGTCCGCAACAATAATTTGGTTGCCCGAAGCGGCGCAAGATTTACAACGCCTCAGAGACTTCATCAGATCAGAAAACCCGCTTGCTGCCAAGCGAGCTGCTGAACGTATTATCGACGGAGTATCGCTGCTGCAAATCTCGCCTGAGGCGGGCATGCCTGTTGAAAACCTCACTGCTTATAGAGATCTTGTACTTCCGTTTGGTAGCGGTGAGTACATCATTCGCTATCGTTTGGAAACAAGCACTCACGTTATAATTGTGCGAGTGCGTCATAGCAGAGAAATACGTTTTTAG
- a CDS encoding CopG family ribbon-helix-helix protein, with the protein MLGVRLDDELESRLNALAVKQQRSKSFLAKQALRRFIEEEEQKHFENELTLARWEAYQTTGASISGDEVNEWLSSWGSDQEKPCPQQ; encoded by the coding sequence ATGTTGGGTGTCCGATTAGATGATGAGCTCGAAAGCCGGCTTAATGCTTTGGCGGTTAAGCAGCAGCGATCCAAAAGTTTTCTTGCGAAGCAGGCCTTAAGGCGCTTTATTGAAGAAGAGGAGCAAAAGCACTTCGAGAATGAGCTGACTCTAGCTCGCTGGGAAGCTTATCAGACAACCGGTGCATCTATTAGCGGTGATGAAGTAAACGAATGGTTGAGTTCTTGGGGTAGTGATCAAGAGAAACCATGTCCGCAACAATAA
- a CDS encoding class I adenylate-forming enzyme family protein encodes MISMQDVHNKRDEITAPGAFFELDTFSVGDAQYTGFKHAPADMMGVMGAGRQHLDKPFMVFEDLRYDYARFYQEVDALAAYLQGELGVKPGDRVVIAMQNCPHWSVSFYAILSVGAIAVPLNSWSKAEELDYLVGNADPVCAIVDARRCALLKTLDHRTNLILLVTAQLDACELPANATALETALELGCAESATPVTVDPNDVAMIMYTSGSTGKPKGVVTTHRAVAQAVMNMLYLGYLVMSLEGEREYRGGATGETAMLTVPLFHGTGLISGLLLPAFIGSKVVMMRKWNTETAIELIDREKVTTMSSVPAILRDVITSPLRHQYSIESLLRIVAGGAATPVDLPDLITSELPHASRSAGFGMTETVAVGSQMAGVVYDLKVGSAGLPSPIMEFRIADINDQPLAAGANGEIQLRGITCLKEYWNNPEATDRVFTADGWMRTGDLGHLDEDGFVFITGRSKEIVIRGGENISPNEIENAAYENPKVKECVVFGVPDQRMGEELAMVLYAHEGSALDEATLREHLASRVAGFKVPKYITLTDGPLPRNNSEKLDKLACRRMYYPEA; translated from the coding sequence ATGATTAGCATGCAAGATGTTCACAATAAGCGTGATGAAATCACCGCTCCCGGCGCTTTTTTTGAGCTGGATACTTTTAGCGTAGGTGATGCTCAATACACGGGCTTTAAACACGCGCCGGCCGACATGATGGGCGTGATGGGGGCAGGGCGTCAGCATCTGGACAAACCTTTTATGGTGTTCGAAGATCTGCGCTACGACTATGCGCGTTTCTATCAAGAAGTGGATGCGCTGGCCGCGTATCTTCAAGGTGAATTGGGTGTAAAGCCGGGTGACCGCGTCGTCATCGCCATGCAAAACTGTCCGCATTGGTCGGTATCGTTTTATGCAATCTTATCCGTTGGTGCTATCGCGGTACCCTTAAACTCGTGGAGCAAAGCGGAAGAGTTGGATTACCTTGTGGGTAACGCCGATCCGGTATGCGCGATCGTTGATGCGCGTCGTTGTGCTCTGCTTAAGACCTTAGATCACCGTACAAACCTGATTCTGTTAGTGACCGCTCAGTTAGACGCTTGCGAGCTACCCGCCAATGCCACGGCCTTAGAAACGGCACTCGAACTTGGTTGCGCGGAGAGTGCAACGCCCGTTACGGTAGACCCGAATGACGTCGCCATGATCATGTATACCTCGGGTAGTACAGGTAAGCCTAAAGGGGTTGTGACGACGCATCGTGCCGTTGCTCAGGCGGTGATGAATATGTTGTATCTGGGCTATTTGGTCATGAGCTTAGAAGGTGAACGAGAGTATCGCGGTGGTGCGACGGGCGAGACAGCAATGCTTACGGTCCCCCTATTTCATGGCACAGGACTGATTTCGGGATTACTGCTGCCTGCTTTTATTGGGTCTAAAGTGGTTATGATGCGGAAGTGGAATACAGAGACCGCGATTGAATTGATTGATCGCGAAAAGGTCACCACCATGAGCTCAGTACCCGCAATTCTGCGCGATGTGATTACCAGTCCATTACGTCACCAATACAGCATCGAATCGTTATTACGTATCGTAGCCGGTGGTGCCGCAACGCCGGTGGATCTCCCCGATTTAATCACCTCTGAGTTACCTCACGCGAGTCGCTCGGCTGGATTTGGTATGACCGAGACCGTGGCCGTCGGATCGCAAATGGCCGGTGTGGTATACGACCTAAAAGTCGGCTCGGCCGGTCTGCCATCGCCTATCATGGAATTCCGTATCGCCGATATCAACGATCAGCCCTTAGCGGCGGGTGCCAACGGTGAAATTCAACTGCGTGGCATTACGTGCTTGAAAGAGTATTGGAATAACCCCGAGGCCACCGATCGTGTTTTTACCGCAGACGGTTGGATGCGTACCGGCGATTTAGGGCATCTTGATGAAGATGGCTTTGTGTTTATTACCGGGCGTAGCAAAGAGATTGTGATCCGTGGCGGTGAAAACATTAGCCCCAACGAGATTGAAAACGCCGCCTACGAAAACCCCAAGGTGAAAGAGTGTGTTGTGTTTGGCGTGCCCGACCAACGCATGGGCGAGGAGCTCGCGATGGTGCTTTATGCGCATGAGGGTTCAGCGCTAGATGAAGCCACTCTGCGTGAGCACTTAGCGTCGCGCGTAGCGGGCTTTAAGGTGCCCAAATATATTACTCTGACCGACGGGCCCTTGCCTCGTAACAACAGCGAGAAACTGGATAAGCTTGCGTGCCGCAGGATGTACTATCCCGAGGCATAA
- a CDS encoding TetR/AcrR family transcriptional regulator — protein MAKAIDQLSVEPAKPLSMNALAKALDVTPMALYRYVQDRDHLLQAVANQLLNNLAPDIPDAPWSQQLRVWALAVREYFLANPGLFGLLGWNEHIATAWWGQLATLARILKRAGFANQALADLVQWVGNSIMGSIYLEIAGQQSGFKLNDEDWQSLARDDVQVVEELIEHLNRKNARTVFIDSVERIIANIEASTSHD, from the coding sequence GTGGCTAAGGCGATCGACCAGCTGTCGGTGGAGCCTGCCAAACCCTTATCCATGAATGCCTTGGCTAAGGCCTTAGACGTTACCCCTATGGCCTTGTATCGTTACGTGCAAGATCGAGACCATTTATTGCAGGCAGTGGCTAACCAGCTGCTTAATAATCTGGCCCCTGACATTCCAGATGCGCCATGGTCTCAACAGCTGCGGGTCTGGGCACTGGCAGTGCGAGAGTATTTTTTAGCTAACCCGGGTCTGTTTGGTTTGCTGGGGTGGAACGAGCATATTGCCACCGCGTGGTGGGGGCAGTTGGCGACCTTGGCCAGAATTCTCAAACGCGCGGGCTTTGCGAATCAAGCACTGGCGGATTTGGTGCAATGGGTCGGTAATTCGATTATGGGATCGATCTATTTAGAAATCGCCGGACAGCAGTCGGGTTTTAAGTTGAACGATGAAGACTGGCAGTCATTAGCTCGGGACGATGTGCAGGTCGTTGAAGAGTTAATAGAACATTTAAACCGCAAAAATGCGCGCACCGTCTTTATCGACAGTGTCGAACGAATAATAGCGAACATAGAGGCAAGTACGAGTCATGATTAG
- a CDS encoding enoyl-CoA hydratase/isomerase family protein, whose product MSTVITKQLDDDILEVRLNRPERFNALSEELVGELTEVFKGLNRDRQNRVVILTGEGRGFCSGADLKSEDSQAGSIPGTEGMGELGYVYKFQEYIADMILAIHECDKPVIAAVNGAAVGGGLSMALACDIRIASEKSKYGAVYIKTGLSGCDVGSSYLLPRIVGLSAATELMLTGQVIGAEDAKALGLVSRIVAPDALIDEALVTARAIAQNSEYGVWMTRKGIRTNQDAPSLRHAMELENRQQVLGYFSGCMEEAMASFQEGRAPKWKKL is encoded by the coding sequence ATGAGTACGGTAATTACTAAGCAGCTGGATGATGACATTCTCGAGGTTAGGCTGAATCGCCCCGAGCGTTTCAATGCCTTGAGCGAAGAACTGGTAGGTGAGTTAACCGAGGTTTTCAAAGGCCTAAATCGCGATCGGCAAAATCGCGTCGTTATTTTAACCGGCGAGGGGCGCGGGTTTTGCTCGGGTGCTGATTTAAAGTCGGAAGATTCTCAGGCAGGCTCCATTCCGGGTACTGAGGGCATGGGTGAACTGGGCTATGTTTACAAGTTTCAGGAATACATCGCCGATATGATTCTAGCTATTCATGAGTGCGATAAGCCCGTGATTGCCGCGGTGAATGGTGCCGCAGTTGGGGGCGGTTTGTCGATGGCATTGGCTTGCGACATACGGATTGCCAGCGAAAAAAGTAAGTATGGTGCGGTGTATATCAAAACGGGTTTGTCGGGTTGCGATGTGGGGTCGAGCTATTTACTGCCCCGCATTGTGGGTTTGTCGGCGGCTACCGAACTCATGTTAACAGGGCAGGTGATAGGTGCCGAAGACGCTAAGGCCTTGGGCTTGGTGTCGCGGATCGTGGCGCCCGATGCCTTGATTGATGAGGCTCTGGTCACGGCGCGAGCCATTGCGCAAAATAGCGAGTACGGTGTGTGGATGACACGCAAGGGCATCCGCACCAATCAAGACGCACCCAGTCTGCGTCACGCGATGGAGCTCGAGAATCGTCAGCAGGTATTGGGTTATTTTTCGGGCTGTATGGAGGAGGCGATGGCGTCCTTCCAAGAAGGGCGAGCGCCGAAGTGGAAAAAACTGTAA
- a CDS encoding acyl-CoA dehydrogenase family protein, producing the protein MDFALNEIQTDIQALADSIFKDLSAPDALAKVESQPLRMDLSLWSALQEAGLDVVALSEEWGGAGLSFLEACLVIEKLGRYSAPVPLITHTLATLAVAESEQVVQIEWLQGSGAWLTASTCHAQTALRLENGLVSGTVSNVPYAQGARGLVVPVVAPTPSLVLIDPSHAGIEWQSQTSTALEPQAYGTLTHVPAIVIGGDEALKHLRLRELAAHAMAQLGVVDAAMALAREHVCEREQFGVKIGSFQAVSHRLADCWIDAMNLRTMALNAASRLSHALDAQTELDVYAAQSWACEAGHRVLASCQHVCGGLGHDRDYPMWRYAVWSRHYEMMMGGNELVLEQLGKVIALSPESAML; encoded by the coding sequence ATGGACTTTGCACTCAACGAAATTCAAACGGATATCCAAGCGCTGGCTGACTCTATTTTTAAAGACCTGTCGGCGCCCGACGCCTTGGCCAAGGTCGAATCTCAGCCTCTACGCATGGATTTATCCCTATGGTCGGCCTTGCAAGAAGCGGGACTGGATGTGGTCGCCTTGTCTGAAGAATGGGGCGGTGCGGGCTTGAGCTTTTTGGAGGCGTGCCTCGTGATCGAGAAATTGGGCCGTTATAGCGCGCCTGTACCATTAATCACTCATACTTTAGCGACGCTTGCTGTGGCTGAATCAGAGCAGGTTGTGCAGATAGAATGGCTACAGGGTTCGGGTGCGTGGTTAACTGCCAGCACTTGCCATGCACAAACCGCCTTGCGACTCGAGAATGGCTTGGTCTCGGGCACGGTATCAAACGTGCCTTACGCACAAGGTGCCCGAGGTTTGGTGGTGCCTGTTGTCGCGCCCACGCCTTCCTTGGTGCTGATCGATCCAAGCCACGCGGGTATCGAGTGGCAGAGCCAAACCAGTACCGCCCTAGAACCACAGGCCTATGGAACCTTAACCCACGTTCCCGCGATCGTGATTGGTGGTGACGAGGCGCTAAAGCATTTGCGCCTGCGTGAGTTGGCGGCGCATGCTATGGCTCAGCTTGGGGTGGTGGACGCGGCAATGGCCCTGGCACGCGAGCATGTCTGTGAGCGCGAACAATTCGGTGTCAAAATTGGTAGTTTTCAGGCGGTGTCGCATCGCTTAGCAGATTGTTGGATAGATGCCATGAATCTCCGTACTATGGCCTTAAATGCAGCATCGCGATTGAGTCACGCGTTAGACGCGCAAACCGAGCTTGACGTTTATGCGGCACAGTCTTGGGCTTGCGAGGCCGGACATCGAGTTTTGGCGAGTTGCCAGCACGTGTGTGGCGGGTTAGGTCACGACAGAGACTACCCGATGTGGCGCTATGCGGTCTGGTCAAGGCATTACGAGATGATGATGGGTGGCAACGAACTCGTTTTGGAACAACTGGGTAAAGTCATTGCGTTATCCCCCGAAAGCGCGATGTTGTAA
- a CDS encoding acyl-CoA dehydrogenase family protein, which yields MNTEFNDAQRALRDEFRAYMRTLMTPELKTELQLSTEGGGPLWRQAMRQMGADGWIGLGWPLEWGGRGYGPIEQYIFIEEVTRAGLPFPYLTTESIGPAIAEFGSDHLKQTILPGILRGELVVGIGYSEPHAGTDMAALKTRAVREGDEYVISGQKVYTSLAHFADYIFLAVRTGDPETHPRHKGISILLMPSDAEGFSHTPIHTVADGETNTTYYDNVRVPADNLIGPENGGWGVVVSQLNRERLTLMNPGTANLMYQHTLEHASKTKTPDGTALIDQARIQRLLASIYVQLRALQLDCRKQAWAIANNTLDVADASAIKVYGYEAFLHCYRSMLEVLGPNGSIKRNSFGALVEGQLELIYRAVPVYGFAGGTNEIQRDLISQFGLGLPRAKR from the coding sequence TTGAATACCGAGTTCAATGACGCTCAGCGCGCCTTGAGGGATGAGTTTCGGGCTTACATGCGCACCTTAATGACACCGGAGCTTAAAACGGAATTACAGCTGTCGACCGAGGGTGGCGGCCCGTTGTGGCGCCAGGCGATGCGGCAAATGGGCGCCGATGGATGGATTGGTCTTGGCTGGCCCCTCGAGTGGGGTGGCCGGGGTTATGGTCCGATTGAGCAATACATTTTTATTGAGGAAGTGACGCGGGCGGGTCTGCCGTTTCCGTATTTAACCACGGAATCGATTGGGCCTGCGATTGCCGAGTTTGGCAGTGATCACCTTAAACAAACCATTCTACCTGGCATCTTAAGGGGCGAACTGGTAGTAGGTATTGGCTACTCTGAGCCGCACGCCGGTACGGATATGGCGGCGCTTAAAACCCGCGCTGTGCGCGAGGGTGATGAGTATGTGATAAGCGGTCAAAAGGTCTATACCTCGTTGGCGCATTTCGCCGACTACATCTTCTTGGCGGTTCGTACTGGCGACCCTGAGACACATCCCAGGCACAAGGGAATCTCGATTTTACTCATGCCCAGCGACGCCGAGGGCTTTAGTCATACGCCGATTCACACGGTGGCTGACGGAGAAACCAACACCACCTATTACGACAATGTTCGAGTGCCTGCCGACAACTTAATTGGTCCAGAAAATGGCGGCTGGGGCGTTGTCGTCAGTCAGCTAAACCGAGAGCGTCTTACGCTGATGAATCCCGGTACCGCTAACTTGATGTATCAACATACGCTAGAGCATGCCTCCAAGACCAAAACGCCCGATGGCACAGCGCTTATCGATCAGGCGCGCATACAGCGCCTGCTGGCATCGATCTATGTGCAGTTACGCGCGCTGCAATTGGACTGCCGCAAGCAAGCGTGGGCTATTGCGAACAATACCCTCGATGTCGCTGATGCCTCGGCGATCAAAGTGTATGGCTATGAAGCGTTTTTGCACTGCTATCGCTCGATGTTAGAGGTGCTTGGTCCCAATGGTTCCATTAAGCGCAATTCCTTCGGCGCCTTAGTTGAGGGGCAACTTGAGCTGATTTATCGAGCGGTACCGGTGTACGGCTTCGCCGGCGGTACGAACGAAATTCAGCGTGACCTGATATCACAGTTTGGTCTGGGCTTACCCAGAGCGAAGCGCTAG
- a CDS encoding class I adenylate-forming enzyme family protein translates to MFRGFESPSPLLPEIFALHGKWQVGKPALIAGELRETWPEMMCSTHRFANALIHSGVQVGDTVGIVMSNGAEMVHALLGCMSAGAVSVPINLSVSDDALVNMLIDAKTVALVVTSDQFERLLRLQGRLPSSLSVRVTTGTSSVVGWTQWADFVGKAADTVPNVDIEDDAILNVIYSSGTTGVPKGIVHTHRGRRDWAYDLAIALRYHGAAKSLFTIGLYSNISWVSMLATLLAGGTLVVHEKFDEAAFLDTVEHERITHTAMVPIQFQRVTDLQLTSPRDVTSMTAMMSAGSPLREPLKRRIFEAFPCGIIELYGLTEGIITTLDPEDAEGRWSSVGRPLIGTDIAIIDDEDQFVSAGVSGEIVSRGRITMPGYLNRAEASQESEYIDVNGQQWLRSGDIGQLDDEGFLYIVDRKKDMILSGGQNIYPQDIEAVVALHEMVYDVAVIGAPSERWGETPIALVVPMPGVTVCDDCRAAIRGFANERLGKQQRIADVVVLDELPRNPNGKILKRELREQFKHLSY, encoded by the coding sequence ATGTTTCGGGGATTTGAATCTCCTAGCCCTTTGCTACCTGAAATTTTTGCGTTGCATGGGAAATGGCAGGTGGGTAAGCCCGCGCTGATCGCGGGAGAGCTGCGAGAAACTTGGCCAGAGATGATGTGCTCGACTCATCGCTTTGCTAATGCCTTGATCCACTCGGGTGTGCAAGTGGGTGACACTGTTGGCATTGTGATGAGTAACGGTGCAGAGATGGTTCACGCTTTGCTTGGTTGCATGAGTGCAGGTGCCGTCTCGGTGCCCATAAACTTGTCGGTCAGCGACGATGCCTTAGTCAACATGCTCATCGATGCTAAGACTGTTGCTCTGGTCGTCACCAGTGACCAGTTCGAGCGGTTGTTACGCTTACAAGGGCGGTTGCCCTCGAGCTTATCCGTGCGTGTTACGACCGGCACGTCGTCGGTAGTCGGCTGGACACAATGGGCTGACTTTGTCGGCAAGGCCGCGGATACGGTACCCAATGTTGATATTGAAGACGACGCTATACTCAATGTGATTTACTCGTCTGGCACTACCGGTGTGCCCAAGGGGATTGTGCATACACACCGTGGCCGTCGAGACTGGGCTTACGATTTGGCGATTGCGCTCAGATATCACGGGGCGGCGAAAAGTTTATTTACTATTGGGCTGTATTCGAATATCTCTTGGGTATCGATGCTGGCTACGTTGTTAGCGGGCGGAACTCTGGTTGTACATGAGAAGTTCGATGAGGCTGCGTTTCTTGATACGGTTGAGCATGAGCGCATCACGCACACGGCCATGGTACCGATTCAGTTTCAGCGAGTCACCGATTTGCAGCTGACGAGCCCGCGCGATGTCACTTCGATGACGGCCATGATGAGTGCTGGATCACCGCTGCGCGAGCCGCTGAAGCGACGTATTTTCGAGGCCTTTCCCTGCGGTATCATCGAGCTCTACGGTTTGACCGAGGGCATCATCACAACGCTTGATCCGGAGGATGCTGAAGGGCGTTGGTCGTCTGTGGGGCGGCCGTTAATTGGTACTGACATTGCGATTATTGATGACGAGGATCAGTTCGTATCCGCTGGAGTGTCAGGGGAGATCGTATCGCGCGGTCGAATCACCATGCCAGGCTATCTCAATCGCGCCGAAGCGAGCCAAGAGTCCGAATACATCGACGTCAATGGGCAGCAGTGGTTGCGCTCGGGCGATATTGGTCAGCTTGATGACGAAGGTTTTTTGTACATTGTCGATCGCAAGAAAGACATGATCTTATCGGGTGGTCAGAACATCTACCCCCAAGACATTGAGGCGGTGGTTGCGTTGCACGAGATGGTGTACGACGTTGCCGTTATTGGTGCGCCGAGCGAGCGCTGGGGCGAAACGCCCATCGCATTGGTGGTGCCGATGCCGGGTGTCACGGTCTGTGATGACTGCCGTGCGGCAATACGTGGGTTTGCCAACGAGCGCTTGGGTAAGCAGCAGCGTATTGCCGACGTGGTTGTGCTGGATGAGTTACCGCGCAACCCGAATGGCAAAATTCTTAAGCGCGAGCTGCGCGAGCAATTCAAGCACTTGTCGTACTGA